A stretch of Sulfurimonas xiamenensis DNA encodes these proteins:
- a CDS encoding cation-translocating P-type ATPase, protein MFHTKSIEETLEDLECSVDGLSKEEARSRTKHYGKNVLAEGKKRTLLNIFIEQFKSPVIYVLLIATVISLVIKEFSDAGFIMAALLVNAVVGTYQEYNAGERADALKKVIKTYANVLRDGKKVEILSEDVTLGDIVFFESGVKVPADIRLIEANDLQVNESLLTGESIEVSKNPQYISKDENEPIGERKNMLYGGSLVTKGRAIGVVVAIAEMTEVGKIASLLAEVKIAKPPLMLRMEKFSFNISKIISGVALLIIMLGVYQDMPLKDIFFLTVALAVSAIPEGLPVAITVALSVASSVMSKRNVIVRKLSAIEGLGSCTFIASDKTGTMTQNRLSVEHFISPDKTYNSSEAVDEHVVLSALLCNESTHRKEGDEFVFLGDQVDIALARYALAINETLVKKYEKAKAIALTPYEPVNKYSAASYEIEGKKVDFIKGSPEVILAKSTLGEDEKEYTLKQVDEWAANGFRNIALAYRINDNSAIAEDGYTYLGFAAITDPLREGVKEALRTAEEAGIEVVMVTGDHPNTAFYIARELGIAISKDEIIDGVAIAHWMERGAPKEEIAHKRVFARVSPQQKQLIVKTFQELGHFVAVTGDGVNDAPALKFANIGIAMGKSGTDVARESSDLILTDDHFGSIVNGVEEGRVAYDNIRKVIHLLIATGFAEIVLVLLSIIFFIPIPLLPVQILWLNLVANGIQDVALAVEKAEPGVLKRKPRDPKEPIFNKTMISRVVVGGLYMGISAFALFYTLLEFGYQEEAARNITLLMMVLFENVHTFNSRSENSSIFKINHARNMLLWISVISAQGIHMIAMYTPFMQPILSVEPVSLQMWATLLFIALTLTVVMELEKFFRVKLTASKSC, encoded by the coding sequence ATGTTTCACACAAAAAGCATAGAAGAGACTCTTGAAGATTTAGAGTGTAGTGTTGATGGCCTCAGCAAAGAAGAGGCTCGCTCTCGTACAAAGCATTATGGAAAAAATGTTTTAGCAGAGGGTAAAAAACGCACCCTGCTTAATATATTTATTGAGCAGTTTAAGAGTCCTGTTATCTATGTTTTACTTATAGCTACTGTTATATCGCTGGTCATCAAGGAGTTTAGTGATGCCGGTTTTATTATGGCGGCACTTCTCGTGAACGCCGTAGTCGGAACTTATCAAGAGTATAATGCCGGCGAGAGAGCTGACGCTCTGAAAAAAGTAATCAAGACTTATGCAAATGTCTTAAGAGATGGCAAAAAAGTTGAGATACTAAGCGAAGATGTCACTCTCGGCGATATAGTATTTTTCGAATCAGGTGTAAAAGTTCCTGCTGATATACGCCTTATAGAAGCAAATGATCTGCAAGTAAACGAATCGCTTCTTACCGGCGAATCTATCGAAGTAAGTAAAAATCCGCAATATATATCCAAAGATGAAAATGAACCAATAGGCGAGAGAAAAAACATGCTCTATGGCGGCTCTTTAGTTACAAAAGGGCGGGCAATCGGAGTTGTGGTGGCAATAGCCGAGATGACGGAAGTCGGTAAAATAGCCTCTCTTTTAGCAGAGGTAAAGATTGCAAAACCACCGCTAATGCTGCGCATGGAGAAGTTCTCTTTCAACATTTCCAAAATCATAAGCGGTGTCGCGCTGCTTATCATTATGCTCGGCGTTTATCAGGATATGCCGCTAAAAGATATCTTTTTCCTCACAGTAGCTCTTGCGGTATCTGCTATTCCGGAGGGGCTCCCCGTTGCTATTACAGTTGCACTGAGCGTCGCAAGCAGTGTTATGAGTAAGAGAAATGTCATTGTACGCAAGCTATCTGCTATTGAGGGGCTTGGTTCATGTACATTTATAGCAAGCGACAAGACCGGAACGATGACGCAAAACCGCCTAAGCGTTGAGCACTTTATCAGTCCCGATAAAACATATAACAGCAGTGAGGCAGTAGATGAGCATGTAGTTCTGAGTGCTCTTTTGTGTAATGAGTCAACTCATCGAAAAGAGGGTGATGAGTTTGTTTTCTTAGGCGATCAGGTAGATATAGCTTTAGCTAGGTATGCACTTGCTATTAATGAGACTCTTGTTAAAAAGTATGAAAAAGCAAAAGCAATCGCACTAACTCCTTATGAACCGGTCAATAAGTATTCAGCAGCAAGTTATGAGATTGAGGGCAAAAAAGTTGATTTTATCAAAGGCTCACCGGAGGTTATACTTGCAAAAAGCACACTTGGCGAGGATGAAAAAGAGTACACTTTAAAACAGGTTGATGAGTGGGCTGCTAACGGATTTAGAAATATAGCTTTGGCATACAGAATTAACGATAATAGCGCTATTGCGGAGGATGGATACACCTATCTTGGATTTGCAGCTATAACAGATCCTCTTAGAGAAGGGGTCAAAGAGGCTCTTCGCACTGCAGAAGAGGCGGGAATTGAAGTAGTTATGGTAACGGGTGATCATCCAAACACCGCATTTTATATAGCAAGAGAACTCGGCATCGCCATAAGCAAAGATGAGATAATAGACGGAGTGGCAATCGCTCATTGGATGGAGCGTGGAGCGCCAAAAGAGGAGATTGCTCATAAGCGTGTTTTTGCGAGAGTTTCTCCTCAGCAAAAACAGCTTATAGTAAAAACATTTCAAGAACTCGGTCACTTTGTGGCAGTTACGGGAGACGGTGTCAATGACGCGCCTGCACTCAAGTTTGCAAACATCGGTATAGCTATGGGTAAAAGCGGTACAGATGTTGCGCGCGAATCAAGCGACCTGATACTAACGGATGACCACTTCGGCTCCATCGTAAACGGTGTAGAAGAGGGGCGCGTAGCGTATGACAATATCCGCAAAGTCATCCATCTTCTTATAGCTACAGGATTTGCCGAGATAGTGCTTGTGCTTCTCTCAATCATATTTTTTATACCTATTCCGCTTCTGCCTGTGCAGATACTCTGGCTTAACCTTGTTGCAAACGGCATACAAGATGTAGCACTGGCTGTGGAAAAAGCGGAACCCGGAGTGCTAAAACGCAAGCCGCGCGATCCCAAAGAGCCTATATTTAACAAAACCATGATTAGCAGAGTAGTTGTAGGCGGTTTATACATGGGCATCTCGGCATTTGCTCTTTTTTATACGCTGCTTGAGTTTGGATATCAAGAGGAAGCGGCAAGAAATATTACACTGCTTATGATGGTGCTCTTTGAGAATGTACATACTTTTAATTCACGCAGTGAAAACAGCTCCATCTTTAAAATCAATCATGCCAGAAATATGCTTTTATGGATATCTGTTATCTCTGCACAGGGTATTCATATGATAGCTATGTATACACCTTTTATGCAGCCTATACTTAGCGTTGAGCCGGTTAGTTTGCAAATGTGGGCGACACTCCTTTTTATAGCTTTAACACTCACGGTGGTTATGGAGTTAGAGAAATTTTTCAGAGTCAAATTAACAGCGTCTAAAAGCTGTTAA
- a CDS encoding TonB-dependent receptor, protein MHKTLHNSLLLALFSAISLYADSSDTQSISLDALTVSASPIHEHETFEVPAQIDAISSNEITKKSTASLGKILEDIPGVNNIATGSQSGKPVIRGMSGERVKIVSNGSATDFQTYGIRHLANIDPFFAQNIEVIRGAQGVLYGSDALGGVVNVLSPELLSTSDDSVVYKGELAGEYNTNNNEWMSSVKAQMAKGKFGLNVGVSKREADNYKTASSPTYKSGDPAGTLPLFSGELPYTNFENTSAYIALGYRDEWGEVSLGHTYWQSYQNFLGHLPDLTPVSSAGQDLSNNETQLKAEIFAGEWIIKPMISHTINTREAATNTPYEIMESVKGTNAYVDLNVDRTDAKLAFIHPIFSIFDGEIGIEGYDKDQTLKSGKLSPSAKEKGLGLYIFEEADIGEWIFQGGLRYSKIEINAPTDGNNAPFVASGIFDASNNSKKFSAIAGSIGATYKLNTNFNIAVNISRGFRAPSIFELYAGGVHGGVQAYQLGNPNLEEEISMGADIALRYKDEKTKASIALYHTYIDNYIFLQNTGNSVTVGSMTLPEMKNEQTDATMQGIEFSVDTMLSDKTRATGTFEVIKGRDTKNDRSLPLIPANNLKLAIYQNLGNLGAMQNSTLFIDYKYIDDQQVGGAYEPFAQYNNTPFGTADTQSYSLWGVGYTSDIDIFEYKPQLSIKISNLFDKEYRDFLDTYKGYALGMGRNISFSLRVPFES, encoded by the coding sequence ATGCATAAAACTTTACACAACTCGCTGCTACTTGCTTTATTCTCAGCAATATCTCTATATGCAGACAGCAGTGATACACAATCTATCTCTTTAGACGCGCTTACCGTGTCCGCTTCACCTATTCACGAACATGAAACTTTTGAAGTTCCTGCTCAAATAGATGCTATTAGCTCCAATGAAATAACAAAAAAATCTACTGCTTCTCTTGGAAAAATTTTAGAAGACATTCCGGGAGTAAATAACATTGCTACAGGTTCTCAATCGGGCAAACCGGTGATTCGCGGCATGAGCGGAGAGAGAGTAAAAATAGTCTCAAACGGCAGTGCTACAGATTTTCAAACTTACGGAATCCGCCATTTGGCAAACATTGATCCGTTTTTCGCTCAAAATATAGAAGTTATCCGCGGTGCACAAGGAGTTCTTTACGGCTCTGACGCTCTAGGAGGAGTCGTAAATGTACTGTCGCCGGAACTACTTTCCACATCAGATGATTCCGTAGTGTATAAAGGCGAACTAGCCGGTGAATACAACACAAACAACAATGAGTGGATGAGCAGCGTAAAAGCACAAATGGCAAAAGGTAAGTTTGGTCTTAATGTAGGAGTCTCAAAAAGAGAAGCCGACAATTATAAAACAGCTTCAAGCCCTACCTATAAAAGCGGAGATCCTGCCGGTACGCTTCCGCTTTTCTCAGGTGAACTCCCCTATACAAACTTTGAAAACACATCGGCATATATAGCTCTGGGATATAGAGATGAGTGGGGTGAAGTATCGCTTGGGCACACCTATTGGCAAAGTTACCAGAACTTTTTAGGGCATCTACCTGATTTAACTCCTGTATCCTCCGCGGGACAGGATCTCTCTAACAATGAAACACAGCTAAAAGCCGAAATTTTTGCGGGCGAGTGGATTATAAAACCGATGATATCCCACACCATCAACACCAGAGAAGCAGCTACAAATACACCGTATGAGATTATGGAGAGCGTAAAAGGAACAAATGCGTATGTTGATTTAAATGTAGATAGAACAGATGCAAAACTAGCTTTTATACATCCGATATTTTCCATTTTTGATGGTGAAATAGGCATAGAGGGATATGATAAAGATCAAACGCTAAAGAGCGGAAAACTCTCACCAAGCGCAAAAGAGAAAGGTTTAGGGCTCTATATTTTTGAAGAGGCGGATATTGGAGAGTGGATTTTTCAAGGCGGCCTAAGATACAGCAAAATCGAGATAAATGCGCCAACAGATGGAAATAATGCACCTTTTGTTGCCAGCGGTATCTTTGATGCGTCAAACAACAGCAAAAAATTTTCTGCCATTGCGGGATCTATAGGAGCCACATACAAGCTTAACACAAACTTCAATATCGCGGTAAATATAAGCAGAGGTTTTCGGGCGCCTAGCATTTTTGAGCTCTATGCGGGCGGGGTTCACGGAGGCGTACAAGCATATCAGCTTGGAAACCCAAACCTTGAAGAGGAGATAAGTATGGGCGCTGATATAGCGCTGCGATATAAAGATGAAAAGACAAAAGCAAGCATAGCTCTCTATCATACCTATATAGACAACTATATCTTTTTGCAAAATACCGGAAATAGCGTAACGGTTGGGAGCATGACACTTCCTGAGATGAAAAATGAGCAGACTGATGCGACAATGCAAGGTATTGAGTTTTCAGTTGATACAATGCTAAGCGATAAAACACGCGCAACGGGAACTTTTGAGGTTATAAAGGGGCGTGACACGAAAAACGATAGAAGTCTGCCTCTCATTCCTGCAAACAACCTAAAACTGGCAATTTATCAAAATCTTGGAAATTTAGGAGCGATGCAAAACTCAACTCTCTTTATAGATTATAAATATATTGATGATCAGCAAGTAGGTGGCGCATATGAACCATTTGCGCAGTACAACAACACTCCATTTGGAACAGCCGATACACAAAGCTACTCATTATGGGGAGTTGGATACACATCTGATATTGATATATTTGAATATAAGCCACAATTGAGCATCAAAATATCCAATCTCTTTGATAAAGAGTATAGAGACTTTTTAGACACATACAAAGGATATGCTCTTGGCATGGGAAGAAATATCTCATTTTCCCTTAGAGTGCCTTTTGAGAGTTGA
- the ppsA gene encoding phosphoenolpyruvate synthase, which produces MKYIRFFNELNIDDISIVGGKNASLGEMYQNLTPKGVNIPNGFATTSDAYWLLLEENGIKNKIASILSDLNINDTNNLQERGLKVRTLILNSHLPKVLADELIEAYKTLSGEYKKNAVDVAVRSSGTAEDLPDASFAGQQETFLNVSTKEELLECVLKCFASLFTDRAISYRTSRGFDHFKVALSVGVQKMVRSDISSSGIMFSIDTESGSENLILINSIWGLGENVVSGRVNADEFFIFKPTLKEGKKAIIKRSLGSKKEKMLYDEKSRTIDIATTKEEQNSFSITDNEVIELAKIAVIIENLYNRPMDIEWAKDGDDGKLYIVQARPETVKNRENKSMTSRRYSLDGIKDAKILTSGRAIGDKIGSGKVSIINKTSEFQRFNDGDILVADSTNPDWEPIMKKASAVITNRGSRTCHAAIVAREIGVPAVVGCTNATEVLRDRQKVTVSCAQGDEGYVYEGEIPFSVKTLDIKNLKPTKTKLYVNVGNPAEAFHFAKLPNDGVGLARMEFIMSNSIKAHPMALVAMHKNQKVKDEEEIHSLMTPCTDTKEFFLQKLSEGIGMIAAAFYPKPVIIRTSDFKSNEYRNMLGGLKYEAVEENPMIGFRGASRYYDESYREAFEWECEALKRVRDEMGLENIKIMIPFVRTPEEGKKVIEIINKKELHQGENGLEIYAMCEIPANVILADKFLEVFDGYSIGSNDLTQLTLGVDRESAKISHIFDERNEAVKRMLQMAIKACKERGKYIGICGQAPSDYPEITQFLVQEGIDSISLNPDSLFKMRQVVTDLENR; this is translated from the coding sequence ATGAAATATATACGATTTTTTAATGAACTAAATATTGATGATATTTCAATCGTTGGCGGCAAAAATGCTTCACTTGGGGAGATGTACCAAAATCTTACTCCAAAAGGGGTAAATATTCCAAACGGCTTCGCGACAACAAGCGATGCCTACTGGCTGCTTCTAGAAGAAAACGGAATAAAAAACAAGATAGCCTCTATTTTGAGTGATTTAAACATAAATGACACAAACAATCTTCAAGAGCGCGGACTAAAGGTGCGTACTCTTATCTTAAACTCTCATCTTCCAAAGGTGCTCGCAGATGAACTTATTGAAGCATATAAAACTCTCTCTGGTGAATATAAAAAAAATGCTGTTGATGTGGCTGTGCGATCATCGGGAACAGCGGAAGATCTGCCTGACGCCTCTTTTGCAGGGCAACAAGAGACTTTTTTAAATGTAAGCACAAAAGAGGAACTTCTTGAGTGCGTTTTAAAATGTTTTGCTTCACTCTTTACCGACAGAGCCATCAGCTACCGCACAAGCCGAGGATTTGACCACTTCAAAGTAGCTCTATCAGTCGGTGTGCAGAAGATGGTGCGAAGCGATATCTCATCAAGCGGAATTATGTTTAGCATTGATACGGAGAGCGGATCTGAAAATCTTATACTTATAAACTCCATCTGGGGTCTGGGCGAAAATGTGGTGAGCGGACGCGTCAATGCGGATGAGTTTTTTATCTTTAAACCTACGCTCAAAGAGGGTAAAAAAGCCATAATCAAACGCTCTTTGGGAAGCAAAAAAGAGAAGATGCTTTACGATGAAAAATCACGCACTATAGATATTGCCACTACAAAAGAGGAGCAAAACAGTTTCTCTATAACTGATAATGAGGTTATTGAATTGGCAAAAATAGCCGTTATTATAGAAAATCTTTACAACCGGCCTATGGATATTGAGTGGGCAAAAGATGGGGATGATGGCAAACTCTACATCGTTCAGGCAAGACCTGAAACTGTAAAAAACAGAGAAAACAAAAGTATGACAAGCCGGCGCTACTCGCTTGATGGTATCAAAGATGCAAAAATTTTAACATCAGGACGAGCAATCGGCGATAAAATAGGCAGCGGAAAAGTAAGTATTATAAACAAAACATCTGAATTTCAACGCTTTAATGATGGTGATATTTTAGTTGCAGACTCTACAAATCCCGACTGGGAACCCATCATGAAAAAAGCCTCTGCCGTAATCACTAACCGCGGAAGCCGCACATGTCATGCGGCTATCGTAGCAAGAGAGATAGGCGTTCCTGCTGTTGTCGGATGTACGAATGCTACTGAAGTGCTGCGTGATAGGCAAAAAGTTACTGTTAGCTGTGCGCAGGGCGACGAGGGGTATGTTTATGAGGGTGAGATTCCCTTCTCTGTTAAAACATTGGATATAAAAAATCTCAAACCTACTAAAACCAAACTCTATGTAAATGTAGGAAATCCTGCCGAAGCTTTTCACTTTGCAAAACTTCCAAATGACGGTGTCGGGCTTGCAAGGATGGAGTTTATTATGAGTAACTCCATCAAAGCTCATCCAATGGCTCTTGTTGCTATGCACAAGAACCAAAAAGTTAAAGATGAAGAGGAGATTCACTCACTTATGACTCCTTGTACCGATACAAAAGAGTTCTTTTTGCAAAAATTGAGTGAAGGCATTGGGATGATTGCAGCGGCTTTTTACCCAAAACCTGTAATTATAAGAACAAGCGACTTTAAAAGCAACGAATACCGCAATATGTTAGGCGGTCTAAAGTATGAAGCCGTTGAAGAAAATCCGATGATAGGCTTTAGAGGTGCCAGCCGATACTATGACGAAAGTTACCGCGAAGCCTTTGAGTGGGAGTGCGAAGCGCTAAAGAGAGTGCGTGATGAGATGGGGCTTGAGAATATTAAAATAATGATTCCATTTGTGCGCACACCTGAAGAGGGCAAAAAAGTTATAGAAATTATAAATAAAAAAGAGTTGCATCAAGGCGAAAACGGGCTTGAAATATACGCAATGTGCGAAATACCAGCAAATGTTATTTTAGCCGATAAATTTTTAGAAGTTTTTGACGGCTACTCCATAGGTTCAAACGACTTGACACAGCTTACGCTTGGCGTTGACAGAGAGAGTGCAAAAATTTCTCATATCTTTGATGAGAGAAATGAGGCAGTAAAAAGAATGCTTCAGATGGCAATAAAAGCATGCAAGGAGAGAGGCAAATATATAGGCATCTGCGGGCAGGCGCCATCAGATTACCCTGAAATTACACAGTTTTTGGTACAAGAGGGCATAGACTCCATCTCTCTTAATCCAGATTCGCTTTTTAAAATGCGTCAGGTTGTAACTGATTTAGAAAACAGATAA
- the pyk gene encoding pyruvate kinase, translated as MKKRTKIVATVGPSCDSTEKLEELIRAGVNVFRLNFSHGDYAYHKMVLKHIREAIKKTGLIVGVLQDISGPKIRVGELKQSFELRSGDILEFTQEDIVGCRVEDAHYRLTLNKKEILQKLHIGQFIYLYDGIIRAKVTEIKNGSVFTTIENDGILSSKKGVNFPNSYINIDVLTPKDRKDIAWGVKNGVDFMAISFVQNAQDMLNARKIVDEHGGKQMLIAKIEKFDAIENIDDILRVSDGLMVARGDLGIEVPFYEVPNIQKMLIKKANEVSKPVITATQMLLSMTKSQRASRAEISDIANAVLDGTDAVMLSEESAIGDYPVLAVKTMYETIKEAEKEYPYHKFYEHKHKEITTAIDESAVRLSKDLNAAALISLTNSGNSARELAKYRPSKPIYAITHNDKVHRQLTLSWGVVPAFSIKKSSISQTLKDVINKGLKKSILDEKKTYILTAGSPMGVSGSTNVIRVLTSDGIGFFKNLNT; from the coding sequence ATGAAAAAAAGAACAAAAATAGTAGCAACTGTAGGTCCTTCTTGTGATAGTACAGAAAAACTTGAAGAACTTATAAGAGCCGGTGTAAATGTTTTTAGACTCAATTTTTCCCATGGAGATTATGCATACCATAAAATGGTACTTAAACACATCAGAGAAGCCATAAAAAAAACAGGCTTAATTGTTGGAGTCCTACAGGATATTAGTGGCCCAAAGATTCGTGTAGGGGAACTTAAGCAAAGTTTTGAACTACGAAGCGGAGATATTTTAGAATTTACCCAAGAAGATATTGTAGGCTGCAGAGTAGAAGATGCCCACTATAGATTAACCCTAAACAAAAAAGAGATTTTACAGAAGCTGCATATTGGTCAATTTATTTATCTGTATGATGGCATTATTCGTGCCAAAGTCACTGAGATCAAAAACGGCTCTGTTTTTACAACCATAGAAAATGACGGTATTTTAAGCAGTAAAAAGGGAGTTAATTTTCCAAACAGCTATATTAATATCGATGTTTTAACGCCAAAAGACAGAAAAGATATAGCATGGGGCGTTAAAAACGGTGTTGATTTTATGGCTATCTCTTTCGTACAAAATGCCCAAGATATGCTTAATGCAAGAAAAATTGTGGATGAACACGGTGGAAAACAGATGCTTATTGCAAAAATTGAAAAATTTGATGCAATTGAGAATATAGATGATATCTTAAGAGTAAGTGACGGTCTTATGGTTGCACGCGGAGATTTGGGCATTGAAGTACCATTTTATGAAGTTCCAAATATACAAAAAATGCTTATTAAAAAAGCGAATGAAGTTTCAAAACCTGTTATCACTGCAACCCAGATGCTGCTCTCTATGACAAAGAGTCAAAGAGCCTCAAGAGCTGAGATAAGCGACATTGCAAATGCCGTCTTAGATGGGACTGATGCTGTTATGCTCTCTGAAGAGAGTGCAATTGGTGACTACCCGGTTTTGGCAGTTAAAACAATGTATGAAACTATAAAAGAGGCGGAAAAAGAGTATCCTTATCATAAATTTTATGAACACAAACATAAGGAAATTACAACTGCAATAGATGAATCAGCCGTCAGACTCTCAAAAGATTTGAATGCAGCAGCTCTTATCTCTCTTACAAACTCCGGTAATTCTGCAAGAGAATTAGCAAAATATCGTCCAAGCAAACCTATTTATGCTATTACCCATAATGATAAAGTGCATAGACAACTTACTCTTTCATGGGGCGTTGTTCCCGCTTTTAGCATTAAAAAAAGCTCTATCAGCCAAACTCTTAAAGATGTTATAAACAAAGGGTTAAAAAAGAGTATTTTAGATGAGAAAAAAACATATATTCTTACAGCAGGAAGTCCTATGGGAGTAAGCGGCTCTACAAATGTAATTCGGGTACTTACTTCAGATGGTATAGGATTTTTTAAAAATCTAAATACATAA
- a CDS encoding MFS transporter, whose translation MILTFIGVYLKESDSSNIAIGVINAAFFLGAIGASIFSQKIIATVGHIRSFATFASVMIIGFLGHSLYFNEIFWAVLRLLSGFAYYGLLIILESWLNEKSTESHRGKILAVYTIIFYLATAIGQLILNIGEKESHIFFIMGSILVLFSIVFISMTKIKEPILQPFERYSLPKIFNIAPLALASSFIGGFFVGGFFTMIPVYIVENFNSIEIVSIFMTVALIGGLISQWPIGMLSDRLGRRKVIAYSSFFIAFVSVCFILAPYHESLFYLFGALLGFGIFCLYPLAVARANDIVDENKNILEISRTLLFAYGLGSFASPLIIGLGSYFFDHFIFLSFLILSLFLGFYSLSSERVADEDMSVFVNMPSVAGAEFPHLDPRQDNL comes from the coding sequence ATGATTTTAACTTTTATCGGAGTTTATCTCAAAGAGAGCGACTCTAGCAATATAGCAATAGGCGTTATAAATGCCGCATTTTTTCTAGGAGCTATCGGTGCTTCTATCTTTAGCCAAAAGATTATTGCAACAGTCGGACATATAAGAAGTTTTGCCACTTTTGCTTCTGTTATGATTATAGGATTTTTAGGACATAGTCTTTATTTCAATGAAATATTTTGGGCTGTTCTTAGACTTCTCTCGGGTTTTGCCTATTATGGACTACTTATTATTTTAGAGAGTTGGCTTAATGAAAAAAGCACTGAATCGCATAGAGGAAAAATTCTTGCTGTTTATACTATCATATTTTATTTGGCAACAGCTATCGGTCAGTTAATCCTTAATATTGGAGAAAAAGAGAGTCATATCTTTTTTATCATGGGTTCCATTTTGGTTCTTTTTTCTATTGTTTTTATCTCTATGACAAAGATAAAAGAGCCTATTTTGCAACCCTTTGAAAGATACAGTCTACCAAAAATATTTAACATTGCCCCTCTTGCGCTTGCCAGCAGTTTTATAGGAGGGTTTTTTGTCGGAGGTTTTTTTACTATGATACCGGTATATATAGTTGAAAATTTTAACTCAATTGAGATAGTCTCTATCTTTATGACCGTTGCACTTATAGGCGGATTGATCTCTCAGTGGCCAATTGGAATGCTATCTGATAGGCTTGGAAGAAGAAAGGTTATTGCATATAGCAGTTTTTTTATCGCTTTTGTCTCTGTTTGCTTTATTTTAGCCCCCTATCATGAGTCTCTTTTTTATCTCTTTGGGGCACTTCTGGGTTTTGGCATATTTTGTCTCTACCCCTTAGCTGTAGCAAGAGCAAATGATATTGTTGATGAAAACAAAAATATACTTGAAATAAGCAGAACACTCCTTTTTGCTTATGGTTTGGGCTCTTTTGCATCCCCTCTTATAATTGGTTTGGGATCATATTTTTTTGATCATTTTATCTTTTTATCTTTTTTAATTCTAAGCTTGTTTTTAGGATTTTACTCACTCTCAAGTGAAAGAGTAGCTGATGAGGATATGAGTGTTTTTGTAAATATGCCAAGTGTCGCGGGAGCAGAGTTTCCACACCTTGACCCTAGACAGGATAACCTTTAA
- a CDS encoding aldo/keto reductase codes for MTYRYIGKSGLRVSPICMGTMTFGTQTPSQKEAFEIMDKAYEAGVNFYDTAELYPVPPTAKLAGITEEIIGKWLKTKPRESIILATKVAGAASGWYVPPVRHGLTAIDSFHIQRAVEGSLKRLKTDYIDLYQMHWPDTIVPIEESLKAFDKLVQEGKVRYIGTSNDTAYGTTKALMTSEAKGYARFESIQNNFSLLNRRFLDELAAVAKKEQISLLSYSPLAGGVLSGKYNQNADMQGRFSEYLQSPNKRQRVMAQRFMNDKTLASTQKYLKIAYDHEIHPVTLAIAWSKQFDFVASTIIGATNAAQLDASLAAMDLVLSDEILKACDAVHQEILYPMG; via the coding sequence ATGACATATAGGTATATAGGCAAAAGCGGCTTAAGAGTAAGCCCTATCTGCATGGGGACAATGACATTTGGAACACAAACACCCAGCCAAAAAGAGGCTTTTGAGATCATGGATAAAGCCTACGAAGCCGGTGTGAACTTTTATGACACAGCAGAACTCTATCCCGTTCCTCCGACTGCAAAACTTGCTGGAATAACCGAAGAGATAATAGGCAAATGGTTAAAAACCAAACCAAGAGAGAGCATTATTTTAGCAACAAAAGTTGCGGGAGCGGCTTCAGGATGGTATGTTCCACCTGTAAGACACGGGCTTACGGCAATTGACAGTTTTCACATCCAAAGAGCGGTTGAGGGAAGTTTAAAAAGATTAAAAACTGATTATATAGATCTTTATCAGATGCATTGGCCAGACACTATAGTACCGATTGAGGAGAGCTTAAAAGCATTTGACAAACTTGTGCAAGAGGGGAAAGTTCGTTATATAGGAACTTCCAATGATACCGCTTATGGGACTACAAAAGCGTTAATGACATCAGAAGCAAAGGGGTATGCAAGATTTGAATCGATTCAAAACAACTTTTCACTTTTAAACAGACGCTTTTTAGATGAGCTTGCAGCAGTAGCAAAAAAAGAACAAATTTCACTCCTCTCCTATTCACCGCTTGCTGGTGGAGTTCTTAGCGGTAAGTACAATCAAAATGCGGATATGCAAGGTCGTTTTAGCGAATATCTACAATCTCCAAATAAGCGTCAGCGTGTTATGGCACAAAGATTTATGAACGACAAAACACTCGCTTCAACACAAAAATATCTAAAAATAGCATATGATCACGAGATTCACCCTGTAACGCTGGCTATCGCATGGTCAAAACAGTTTGACTTTGTTGCTTCTACAATAATAGGCGCTACAAACGCGGCGCAGTTAGATGCATCTTTGGCTGCAATGGATCTTGTTTTAAGCGATGAAATTCTTAAAGCATGCGATGCTGTGCATCAGGAGATACTCTATCCGATGGGATAG